Below is a window of Brassica napus cultivar Da-Ae chromosome A5, Da-Ae, whole genome shotgun sequence DNA.
CGTTGAATGGCAATTTTGattagtatatttatttttagcatTAAAATGGTAAATTCGCCCATAAATACTATATgtttcttttctatttaaataCACACTCATAGTGTATTacaatatataatgttttaggtttttacatatataaaaacaataattaatttgttttttctaaCCTGAGAGTCTGAGACATCATTTTATacttttctttaaaaatctaagtaatattaatgttaaataatataattgtaTTGAAACTAACTAATATTGCATTATAAATTGAAAACATCATccaaatttataaatcaaattcTCTATAATATCAGTACTTAATATGCTTCACTTAATATACTATTATCTAGTTATTAGTTAACATCtattaaactaacaaaatatattgtataaccCAAATGgtcaaaatagtaaaattaatataattttgtatataaatatgaaaaatccaaataaaacGAATCACTGACTATCTTGTGTAAAGAAACACAGAGAGCACTAGTTAGTTTATAAAAACATCAAACGATCAGCCTGAATATAGCTCCATCTTCGATTTGATAAAGACATATGCGTTTgagtttaaataaaagaagaacGACAAAGAAGCAGAATAAGGTACGGTTTCAAATCATAAAATTTGGCATATCTATATgcagaaaataaaggaaaagaagaaacagaTTTGATAGTTGTTATTGTTCATTGATCACACACAATTCTTTTAAATCCTCATATCATTTTCACACTACAAAAAGATAGCCGAATATCACATCATCTTGAGAGAAAATCGGAATGATTATAATGATGAGGAGTTTGTCAAGTAAGCTTTGTTTTTGaagatatattaaataatttgacCACTAATTAACTGTGAAGAAAGTGTTAATTGTTGACTAAAACAGGCAGATGATAAAATTTTGAGTGGTGTTGCTGCTGCTTTTCCTTTTTCTAATCTGTAAATTACTCAGATGAACAGAATCCAATCTTGAATAGTCGTATTAATATCGCCAGCCACTGCCATAATGTAAACTAATGGtaaagaaaaagataataataaattttaatacctcactgatttttttgcttttttaagCTTGAATATTTGTTTCTGAAAATCAGAAAGTGAGAGAGGATAGTGGAAAGAAGAAAACAGAAAACGGACACGTGATACAGAGACAGAAGCTTGAAGGTTATATTGTGACATAAGATCCAAACCAGACCAGACAGTCCCACTCTGTCAACTTGGCAATTCACTGATAGTACAACACACTCCCTCTACGCGGTCTATGAAGTTATTATTAAGAACACAACAAAATAGTGAATGGCAAATATGAATAATAATCAAATTGCAAGAagtcaatatatttttttaaatttggttttGGTCAAGATGGTGGAATAATTGAACAGATAAGGTTCCTTTTGAATAACTGAGTTAGAAAAACTGCAAGAAGCATATTTGGCAGTTTACTAATCGATCACTACAAAAGCCCagatatcttctttttttttttttgttcaaaagcCCAGATATCTATACAGAAATTCTAAGTTGGAATAAAATCAGAACGCATGAGTAGGaaggaagcaaaaaaaaaaagaattattcaTCAGGCTCAATATAGTCGagagcagaaaaaaaaaaagagaatattaCATATGAAGAAAGTATATGTGATGATCTAAAATGAGCCTACGAAGAGTGCATGTCGTCTCTCACTTCATATGTACACAAACCCAACTTTTGTTCCCACGTTAGAAACGAAGATGGTAACTGTTTCTTTGTTTCATCAGGGAGAGAGGCTTCGTAATATATTTTCTGAAGATAGTGAAGTAACTTCCCTTACGACAACGTGTGATTATATCTGCATTTGTTTGTGTATCCTGCAGATACAGGAACAACCTTGTATGGGGAACTTTCTTATATGATGTACATACGAAAGGTGTTTAGAAAGTGTTACCCTAACAACTTGAGAGATTAATTCCAGGGTTGTGACAAAGATACTGTTGAAGTTGATGCTTCTATTCCTCTTCTGTGATTGATTGCAGAGTTCAGAGTCTTGTATTGTTCATCCACCGAGTTGTACAGAGCTTGGCTGTATGCTTCTTTCGCCTGCCATATACCACGCAAATATAACCATGAATGATGAGATGCACAATGGACTTGGAGAAACTGGATTAATAcatttgatgattttaaagTAAATAGACAAAACCTCATTCGGGTTGCTGCAGTCTGCCGTTACATCTGAGAAGCTGATTTCAGGAGCAATTGATAGTCCGGTACCATGGTACCCAACTAATCTTTTCTCTCCAATTTCTTTCTCAACCTGTAGATTCACAATGAGTTAGGTGATGAGAGGGAAGTAAAGCagagaaggagaaaaagagTAGCAATACTTTACTTTGGGTGGAGGCGGCATTATGTCATAGCAAAGCAAAGACATTGGATAGATATGTCCAGGAGCACCAGAATGTTCAACCAGTCTTCTCATGTTGTCCACCGAAGAAGCATCAAAGGGTGCCTGAACATTTGTTTTTAATACATCAGTGTCTCTATGATATCCACCAGACGCAGATAAGATCTCTGCATTCCATTAGGTTAACTTACAGGAAACCATTCCCCAGTAGAAGGATCCGGGCGGTCCCTTCCACCGCTTGGTGCAATCCATATTAGTTGGGAGCCAGACCTACAGTGCAGAATAACATCAACCTAATTCCTTTTATTTTCTGAGACTTTACAAAAGTAACAAAAAGATTTCTATTATACTTCCTCTAACCTTAGCAATGTAGCCATCTCCTTTAAGCTTCGTGTGTTTGCTTTTCGTTTCATATCAACAAGCTCAGGATCATCGTTCATGTGCTTTTTCGAGTAGACACATATGAGATTCCTGAAAGCAGAAGGAATCCCGGAAGTCTTACAAGGTTGCTTATATTAGAGTTCAAAAGAAAGGTTGTGATAGGGGGTACCTTCCCATACTAAACGGCTTACAAAGAGGATCAGTGATGACTCGATCACCAGCCACACATTTCTGCAGCCACACACAAAGAAGGGATAAGTAGAGAGATAGTAACGTATAGCTGACTCAGAACAAGGCTCGAAGCTTACAATGTTCTCGCCTATGTATGGACAATGCGCTTCAAGTAACAAGGAAATGACAGCTGGATCAGCTTCACTTTGATGATTTGATATTAACACGACATTGTGTCCCTGATATCAACCAGTTAAACGTTATAGTCCTAAACGAAAAGAAGTCAACTGTTGATGGAAGCAAAAGGCGTTAAAAAAACTTCAAGTCTGTAAACTAGTgcacaagagagagagagggaagaggACCTGCCGAAGCTTATCTTCCAGCTCGGAGAAAATAGAAACATTTCCAACGTAAGAGTTTCTGCACAACAAATACATTAGTAGAAGAAGATACAGTAATCAAACGAATAAGAACAAATAAGCAGCGTACTTGAAATCAATAAGGGGACTGATGTACATATGGACAAAGTGGTAGTAGTCAAATGGTTGTCTCACAGCTTTATGATACGGATTAAAAGTATAAGGATCCTGAAAATATAAGAGCAAAGGAAAATCAAGTAAACATAGAATTTTCTCCAAGATGGATGGAAGAGAAGTAAGTACCTCGACACCAAGAAGCATGCGATCGAAAGCAACAGACATGTTTGATATAACAGTCTTATCTGCCCCTGGAGCTCCGCTACTTAAAACCTATTGACATGAAAAGTTAGCGAAAACAGATAGCAGAGAGTGAGTAATGAGTGATAAAAAAAGCAAATTCATTTACTGCATTTTTGTAGTTCCAATACAATTCTTCCATCCCTGCTGCAACATTGGGAGGCAACCTTCCAGCTTCTTTTTCCTTCTTTATACCACAAATAAGATCTGCAAATTGAAAATGCATTGGGAGCCATTATATATCAAGAATCAAGCACAATTCAAGAAACACGATTTCGATTGACTAACCTTGTTCAGTGCGCGCATCCAAGAAGGTACGGGAATGGTTGAGCTCCTCACTACTCTCGGTGAAAGAAGTGCTAGCCGCGACGACGGATTCCTTATCCTGAACGAGCTCAGACATCGCTCTCACACTCAGCTTCTTGGCGGTTAATCTGAAGGAAACGAAGCCGCGACGAGCCGGAGAAGCGAGAGGGTGAAACGGAACCCTCGGCGAGGAAGTTAAAGTTACGGTTGCGGCGGAGGAGTAAAGTGTGAGAGGAGTCATTAAAACGTGATTGGACGAAGCAGAGAGAGAGGGCGTGTGTGTGTGAAGGAGATCGCTTCCTCGCTTTTTTATTTATCCCTCTTTTCTTTTCCacgtttttatatttttacttctttttttctttttgttttcaccAAATTAAGAACTCCCTTACATTATCTGTTTCTCCCACTCTACTATAGAAGTAGCGTCAAtaacttaatttaatttaatttgtttttttagtgTGTGTATGTGAAAATATGAAgcatttatttttctaaacacttcacatctttaaactatattttttataagaatagttttaatcaaaattattcaatctaattatttttgaagtttatgatTAAATATTATTCTTTAATAGAAAATGCATCTAAAATATATCTTCTTTAAACACTTTTTAAATGGAGGGAACACTTGACAATTCTAAATACTAAAATGTGGATATATATAGAAGACCaaattaaaacttcatatttgttTTCCTCCTTAGTTGCGTCCGTACTTGTGTCTTGCCATTTCTTAGTTTGAATAAGTCATATTTGTCATTTGTGTGTGCACAACAATATCTATGTATAAATCCTATGACGTCAAGAACAAAAAATCACGTAAAGATTCTAAACTAATAAATCAAGGAAATTGTCAAGAGCAAATTCAAACTTTGTAGTTTCTATTCTCTGTTCTTTTGTGCTACAGGAAGCGATTTATTTGACGAAGTCGTGTTTGTGTGTAGTAAACGTAACAACTGTACAGTTTTCTCTTCTACACCATGTTCGCTACTGATGTTTTTTACACACGAGTAGATAAGCTTTTGGAGTTTCTCTGAACGGCACAGAGCTCATACCAACATGAACCCTGTGACTGTTGACACGTATCGGATTATGAGTAGTTAGAATTTAGGCCGAGCGAAACCAAGCGTCTCATTAGTGCATAAAAAGTTCGATTCTTTgacagaaatataaaatatctcaATACTACAGTAATGATTCCTTAAGTCACGTCTAAAAAGTCCATAATATGAAAGCAACCCAGTAAGATAGGAGACGGGGACCTATCCGAGGAAGTTGATGATCACCAAGTGCAGGACCAAGTTGCAGAGGACGAAATCAGCAAATGCTCGTTCCGGTGCCAAATCCTGTAAATATTCAAAGCAAGAGGATTGTAAAGTGCAATGTAGGAAACTAATGATGATAACACTGACAATATTGACTGTGCTTTTTGGctatggagaaaaaaaaagagatcattTATGTTCGGACCAATGGATTATTCGCCAAAACCAGCTAAAACCTAGAATATTCAGAATGCCTAACCAGCTTCTGCCTATCATCCCATAGCTAACAACTGTTCCCAAAGGTTACTTACATTTGACTTGCACTACACTAACGAGAAAACCTTTCTCATTACAATTACAGTGTCACTAAGGTTTGAGTGGGGAAGgaagtataaattaataaaactaccTTGAATTCCTTGTTTTCTTTGTTCACTTGAATCCGGAGGCAAACTATAAACAAAAAAGTGAACAAGATGGGTACATTCACAAGGTATAAGTATCTTTATCTTGTACGAAATGCTAAACTTACCAGCAAGAACTGCTGTCCCGATACAAGAGAGAACTCCAGATAGGAATGAGTTAAATGGAAATGATCCCACCAAAGCCATATACGCCACCTGTCCATGtataaaaaacaaagagagtctCTACAGATTAATACTCACTTGCTCAGTGCTTCATCTTTTGGGCATCATCAATAGAGAAGTCAAATCACTTATTTGTTGCTATCATCTTGAATCTTTTGAAATACACAGAACAAGTTTACCATATCATTCAAGTTAAAACCGAAACAAGAGACTGGTGCTTGTATAGAACAACCCCATTTGCATAAGCTACATTGCAATTCAAAGTTATAGGTTTCATAAGCACATTTCTTTTTAGATATATAAGTCAATACACCTATCCTACAGCATCTGATCACGGGTTCGAATCTAAGAAACACAAATTAATTGACATTTAAGACCTGAAAAATTACAACAGATCGACTCGAGAATCGTAGATCTAGAAGCCATCGATAAGCGTACCTGGATCAAAGCAGTGAAGACGGAGAAAACGACATACAAGTCGATGATCtgccaaaaagaaaacaagttcCATAAAGACGAAGAAGGATGCGCAAAAAGGGAAGGGAAGGGCGATTGGCTAACCTTAAGATTAGTCGGAGTAGCGGAATAAGCGGAGTGAAGAGATCGGAACAGATCCTGAGCATCCTTACTTGTCGATTTCACCATTCTTCTCAATGATCAAATACAGatctccttttcttcttcttccgtcctACTACTGCTTTCGTGTCTTCACGAGACTTGACACTCTTAACGAACCTCTCGCTAACGGCGTCGTTTTACAAACGGGccgatttaaatattttgggcCTTATTAGTCAACACCCATCTGAACGAGTAGTCAATAGATCctttaaaccaaataaaaaataaatatttttttctagctTCAATTCCACCGCCTAGTTcttcttgcttctacagtcttCTCGGGCGATTTTCAGATACAACTTTCTGTCCAAATAAGTTCAGTTGTTACTTTCTGTCGGAACAATGACTTCGTTTTTCACTTTTCCGGCTATTTCACCTCTCCCATCTGCTTTATTTCGTCTTcgttctctctctcactctctctatAAACTACCTTTGTTCATTGAGTTTCATTAACTCTATGCAATAATTGATTATTTTGGACAATGGGAGGCTTGAAATTTACCATCCTTTgcagtaagaacattttcaatatattattccatattttactccaaaatggtgCAACTCCAAAATGAAATAAAGTTTTGCTCCAATGTATTATTCCATTTTCTACTCTAaaagtaatatattttattaataattgttaataatatcttatacttataataatttactaattaaccccaactattttatgtttacaaaaattctttaaaatataatttatttaaattaaacatttattaataaaagtacaagaaatcataaaataaaagacAATATATAAGTTGGTTTAATAATGacattagaatatttttctcACAAATGATCAACTAATGCATTTCGTAATGAAAAATAAGTTTCTTTATCTTTGATATTCCTAAAtcgaacaattttttttgaaatcggACATTTTCATCTTCTACAATTTCGGTATCTAGAGGTGGAGCTTCTTTTTCAAGTTCAGTTGGTGCATCGAATTCACACTCATCCTCAATTATCATgttatgtaaaattatacatGTAGTCATGATGTCAtgtaacacatttttttttccaaaaccgAACATGTCCTTTCACAGTAACGAAACACAAATTTAGATCCTTTTATGTTatctttattttatgttattattatttttaattatagtatatatttttatgtaaaattattaaataatggaATATCTTGGTAATTTATGttattatatcattttaaaatattatttaagtaagaaataaaaacattaaagattTAAAGGAccatttcacaaataaaaaaagttcaacaccaaaatggagtaatgggtaagattactccataaatggagtaaccctagccattactccattttggagttgaaaatggagtggggttggaaaagattttactccaaaatgatgtttgaagtagaaaatagagtAGGACTGGAGATGCCCTAAGTCTGTAATTAAATTTACAAAACTAGCTAGTCTTTGAATCCCTCAAATCACAAAGATGAGAAATTGATCAAATTTCCCTTTAGAAAGCTATTAAGGATGTACTAATGAGACGTTACGTctggaagatgcatccagatggtccatctgAGTGACTTATCCAGATGTTTTAtctgggtgttgttcgtttcttcatttcgtccatGCATCCAGATAAATCATCTGAGTGACTTATCCAGATGTTTTATCTGGGTGTTGCtcgtttgtttttcattttttaacttgcatctgcatccaggtggacttggtaataaaatatattttttttacgttttggcggaaaatatcatttttatggttttggcgaaAACATTTATGCGGTTTTAAGGAAAAATGTGTTATTGATGAAAAAGtgcatttttgtggttttggcgggaaaatgcgtttttgcgagTTTGGCAGAAAATACGTTTTTTGCGGTTTCGGCGAGAAAAGtgtgtttttcggttttggcggaaaatgtgtttttgatgAAAAAGTGTGTTTTGCGGATTCGacgagaaaatgtgtttttgcggTTCAGGCGGGAAAATGAgatttgcagttttggcggaaaaaggcgttttttgcggttttggcggttTTGGCGGTTTTGGCAAAAacatgcgtttttgcggttttagcggaaaagtttgttttttttttggcggaaaatgcatttttggttttgacggataaatatatatgcaaaaaatagtattttggttcgaaattaatattttgattttaaaaggttatttttgtcatttatcttTTTAGACTGAATTAAATGCATAtgcatccagatgcaccatcaagactcactTTCATTTGGGTAAGAATTtgaaatgagtttttaaaatttcaactgGGTGATCCATCTCTGAATGTAgcattataattataatatacaaAACG
It encodes the following:
- the LOC125608899 gene encoding glycerol-3-phosphate acyltransferase, chloroplastic-like, translated to MTPLTLYSSAATVTLTSSPRVPFHPLASPARRGFVSFRLTAKKLSVRAMSELVQDKESVVAASTSFTESSEELNHSRTFLDARTEQDLICGIKKEKEAGRLPPNVAAGMEELYWNYKNAVLSSGAPGADKTVISNMSVAFDRMLLGVEDPYTFNPYHKAVRQPFDYYHFVHMYISPLIDFKNSYVGNVSIFSELEDKLRQGHNVVLISNHQSEADPAVISLLLEAHCPYIGENIKCVAGDRVITDPLCKPFSMGRNLICVYSKKHMNDDPELVDMKRKANTRSLKEMATLLRSGSQLIWIAPSGGRDRPDPSTGEWFPAPFDASSVDNMRRLVEHSGAPGHIYPMSLLCYDIMPPPPKVEKEIGEKRLVGYHGTGLSIAPEISFSDVTADCSNPNEAKEAYSQALYNSVDEQYKTLNSAINHRRGIEASTSTVSLSQPWN
- the LOC125608900 gene encoding dolichyl-diphosphooligosaccharide--protein glycosyltransferase subunit DAD1-like, whose translation is MVKSTSKDAQDLFRSLHSAYSATPTNLKIIDLYVVFSVFTALIQVAYMALVGSFPFNSFLSGVLSCIGTAVLAVCLRIQVNKENKEFKDLAPERAFADFVLCNLVLHLVIINFLG